Proteins encoded within one genomic window of Miscanthus floridulus cultivar M001 unplaced genomic scaffold, ASM1932011v1 fs_157_3, whole genome shotgun sequence:
- the LOC136530569 gene encoding putative calcium-binding protein CML19: MVVAAPSSQSCSSSSSELGSLFAAFDADADGRISASELRECMRATLGAEAAVSAEEAEALVADADADGDGLLDAAEFTRLVARLQQDAGEEDRHRGLRLAFVMYSETENNMEAGCITPASLRRMLARLGEHQDVDECRHMICRFDLDGDGVLSFDEFKIMMNAA; encoded by the coding sequence ATGGTTGTCGCCGCGCCGTCGTCGCAatcttgcagcagcagcagcagcgagctgGGGTCGCTGTTCGCGGCGTTCGACGCGGACGCGGACGGGCGGATCTCGGCGTCCGAGCTGCGCGAGTGCATGCGGGCGACGCTGGGGGCCGAGGCGGCCGTGTCggcggaggaggcggaggcgctggtggcggacgcggacgcggacgGCGACGGGCTGCTGGACGCCGCCGAGTTCACCCGGCTCGTGGCGCGCCTGCAGCAGGACGCCGGCGAGGAGGACCGGCACCGGGGCCTGCGCCTGGCGTTCGTCATGTACTCCGAGACCGAGAATAATATGGAGGCCGGGTGCATCACCCCCGCCAGCCTGAGGCGGATGCTCGCCAGGCTCGGCGAGCACCAGGACGTCGACGAGTGCAGGCACATGATCTGCAGGTTCGACCTCGACGGCGACGGCGTGCTTAGCTTCGACGAGTTCAAGATCATGATGAACGCCGCCTGa
- the LOC136530568 gene encoding probable calcium-binding protein CML31: MVVAASSSSSASSISSELGSLFAAFDADADGRISASELRECVRATLGAEAAVSAEEAEALVAEADADGDGLLDAAEFARLVARLQQDAGEEDRHRGLRLAFGMYSETENNSMEGQAGCITPASLRRMLARLGAHQDVDECRAMICRFDLDGDGVLSFDEFKIMMNAA; this comes from the coding sequence ATGGTTGtcgccgcgtcgtcgtcgtcgtccgcgaGCAGCATCAGCAGCGAGCTGGGGTCGCTGTTCGCGGCGTTCGACGCGGACGCGGACGGGCGGATCTCGGCGTCCGAGCTGCGCGAGTGCGTGCGGGCGACGCTGGGGGCCGAGGCGGCCGTGTCggcggaggaggcggaggcgCTGGTGGCGGAGGCGGACGCGGACGGCGACGGGCTGCTGGACGCCGCCGAGTTCGCCCGGCTGGTGGCGCGCCTGCAGCAGGACGCCGGCGAGGAGGACCGGCACCGGGGCCTGCGCCTGGCGTTCGGCATGTACTCCGAGACCGAGAATAATAGTATGGAGGGGCAAGCAGGGTGCATCACCCCCGCCAGCCTGAGGCGGATGCTCGCCAGGCTCGGCGCGCACCAGGACGTCGACGAGTGCCGCGCCATGATCTGCAGGTTCGACCTCGACGGCGACGGCGTGCTCAGCTTCGACGAGTTCAAGATCATGATGAACGCCGCCTGA